Proteins from a genomic interval of Trifolium pratense cultivar HEN17-A07 linkage group LG6, ARS_RC_1.1, whole genome shotgun sequence:
- the LOC123888000 gene encoding RHOMBOID-like protein 1, whose protein sequence is MKHFKKWISWLIPLFVIANVIVFIITMYVNDCPNNSVSCIARIFGRFSFQPFHENPLLGPSLLTLRSMGALDVDKVVNKHQGWRLITCMWLHGGVFHILANMFGILLIGIRLEQDFGFVLIGLLYLISGFGGSLLSALFIQKSLISVGASSALFGLLGGMLSELITNWSIYDKRLGALLTLVSIIVINLAVGIFPHVDNFAHIGGFLSGFLLGFVFLIRPQFGWIKQRYATSSYSPALVKSKFKIYQCISWFLALILLIVGFTVGLVALLNGVDANDHCSWCHYLSCIPTSKWSCNPKNISCLTGQIGNQLNVTCSSNGKSILYYMQNPTSSKISELCYQICS, encoded by the exons ATGAAGCATTTTAAGAAATGGATTTCTTGGTTAATTCCTTTGTTTGTGATTGCCAATGTCATTGTGTTCATCATCACCATGTATGTCAATGATTGTCCTAATAACTCGGTTTCGTGCATTGCGCGGATATTCGGTCGATTCTCCTTTCAACCTTTTCATGAGAATCCTCTTCTTGGACCTTCATTGTTAAC GTTAAGGAGTATGGGAGCATTGGATGTGGATAAAGTGGTTAACAAGCATCAAGGTTGGCGCCTAATCACTTGTATGTGGTTACATGGTGGAGTATTCCATATATTGGCAAATATGTTTGGCATTCTACTTATTGGAATTCGGCTTGAGCAAGATTTTGGGTTTG TGCTTATTGGATTACTATATTTAATATCTGGATTTGGAGGAAGCTTGCTTTCTGCTCTTTTCATTCAGAAAAGTCTCATCTCAGTTGGTGCTTCAAGTGCTCTTTTTGGCTTACTAGGAGGCATGCTTTCAGAACTCATTACTAATTGGTCTATTTATGATAAAAGG CTAGGAGCGCTCTTAACCCTTGTGTCTATTATTGTCATCAATCTAGCAGTTGGAATTTTCCCACATGTTGACAACTTTGCTCATATTGGAGGGTTTCTTTCAGGATTTCTTCTTGGATTTGTGTTTTTGATCCGTCCTCAGTTTGGATGGATTAAGCAAAGATATGCTACTTCATCATATTCTCCTGCATTAGTTAAATCTAAATTCAAGATTTATCAGTGTATCTCTTGGTTCCTAGCCCTTATCCTGTTAATTGTTGG GTTTACTGTTGGTCTGGTTGCACTTCTAAATGGTGTTGATGCAAATGATCACTGCTCCTGGTGCCATTATTTGTCTTGTATCCCAACTTCAAAATGGAGCTGCAATCCGAAGAATATATCTTGCTTG ACTGGCCAGATTGGCAACCAGCTGAATGTGACATGCTCAAGCAATGGAAAATCCATTTTATACTATATGCAAAATCCAACCAGTTCCAAGATCAGTGAATTGTGTTATCAGATTTGTAGTTAA